The following coding sequences lie in one Polynucleobacter necessarius genomic window:
- a CDS encoding MATE family efflux transporter gives MLHFKLSRLRENVPAILKLAGPLLIGQLAVIAFGVLDTAMTARYSADDLAALAMASAIYISIYVGLTGVVSALAPIAGQLFGAKRHDEIGEEVRQATWLAFGLTILGCFILVNADHLLAISHVSDDIENKAKLYLNILALGLPASMGMRVLMALHNAVSRPAVITVIQLIGLALKLPLNLLFIYGGFGIEGMGGPGCAVATVIINWSWLLMTLGFVLFDRFYKPFHLFARFSLPDWHRIWTLLKLGTPIGFSYLIEVTSFTFMSLFIARLGTTALAGHQIVANMGTVIYMVPLSLSIATMTLVSQSIGANKLERAEEIGWSSVFFTTTLCITIGIGVWIFRAQLLDLYDPPQTVKVFSIPLFLFIAFYQVFDALQVTAAFILRAYRIAFWPMVIYAGSLWGVGLGGGYLMGFNVFGNVPTFLQGANGFWAGNSISLGLAALLLLYLFRRTAEHYEKTHPPIEL, from the coding sequence GTGTTGCACTTTAAGTTATCGCGCTTGCGCGAGAACGTCCCCGCCATACTCAAACTAGCCGGCCCTTTGCTAATTGGTCAATTAGCTGTCATTGCATTTGGTGTTTTAGATACTGCCATGACGGCACGCTACTCTGCTGATGATCTTGCCGCGCTAGCCATGGCCTCTGCTATCTATATCAGCATCTATGTTGGCTTAACTGGCGTGGTATCAGCACTCGCTCCTATTGCAGGTCAACTTTTTGGCGCCAAACGTCACGATGAAATCGGCGAAGAAGTCAGGCAAGCCACTTGGTTAGCTTTTGGCCTAACCATTTTGGGGTGCTTTATTTTGGTCAACGCCGATCACTTACTGGCGATTTCTCATGTTAGCGACGACATTGAGAACAAGGCTAAGCTCTATCTCAATATATTGGCCTTAGGCTTGCCTGCCAGCATGGGTATGCGTGTATTAATGGCACTGCATAATGCAGTGTCACGCCCTGCCGTGATTACTGTGATTCAGTTAATTGGCTTAGCACTCAAATTACCACTCAACTTACTTTTTATTTATGGTGGCTTCGGGATTGAAGGTATGGGCGGCCCTGGTTGTGCAGTTGCCACTGTCATCATTAACTGGTCATGGCTTCTTATGACTTTGGGGTTTGTATTATTTGATCGCTTTTATAAACCCTTTCATCTCTTTGCACGCTTTAGCCTTCCGGACTGGCACCGTATTTGGACTCTACTGAAACTAGGCACACCAATTGGCTTTAGCTATCTGATTGAAGTAACCTCATTCACTTTCATGTCCTTGTTCATTGCGCGTCTTGGTACTACTGCGTTAGCCGGTCATCAGATTGTGGCCAATATGGGTACAGTGATTTATATGGTTCCGCTCTCACTGTCTATCGCCACCATGACGTTAGTCTCTCAATCGATTGGCGCCAACAAACTAGAGCGCGCAGAAGAGATTGGCTGGTCGTCTGTCTTTTTTACAACCACTCTGTGCATTACGATAGGCATAGGAGTGTGGATTTTTAGAGCTCAACTTCTCGACCTTTACGATCCACCTCAAACTGTTAAAGTATTTTCTATTCCCCTCTTTTTGTTTATCGCTTTTTATCAAGTCTTTGATGCACTCCAAGTGACTGCAGCGTTCATCCTGCGAGCGTATCGGATCGCTTTTTGGCCTATGGTGATCTATGCAGGCTCTCTTTGGGGTGTCGGTCTTGGCGGTGGCTACTTGATGGGATTCAATGTATTTGGGAATGTGCCCACCTTCCTACAAGGCGCAAATGGCTTTTGGGCTGGGAACAGCATTAGCCTTGGATTGGCCGCTCTTTTATTACTCTACCTATTTAGAAGAACGGCGGAGCACTATGAAAAAACGCATCCGCCGATAGAGCTATAA